TTCTCAGATCAGAGCAGAACATgccaaaaacaagcaaaagaggtgagttattattattatttaagttGTCACCACACCCGTTCTTCATATTCGGTGTATACAACCAGAACTCAAACATTCACATGACCATAGATGGTATGATATTTGtgctgattttattaataatctAATTTGGGGATTGATAAATTACTTCAATGATTAAGCAGAAATTCACAACACTGTTGAAGTGAAAACAACAGGCAGAATTAAAAGATTTAAGGTTAAAGAGTGAAAAGTGAACAATTCCATGTAGTTATACTAAATAATATCAATTTTCAATGGGTGAATGATGTAAGAAATTAACATGGTTTACAGCAAACAAAATTTAATTGAAGAAGAATATAAGCACATTTTATTGTGCTCTGTAAAATTCTGTGTttgcatattattattattattattattattattattattattattattattattattattattattattattattattattattattattattattattattactgtactaTTATTGAGTATCAATGAGGCAGCTGAGAGCACAGAGCAAGAGAGCAAGCATGAAGCCTCAGGATCCTGTTGCTTCTCTCATTAAATTTAGTTAAAGTATCAGCACAAGATCTGAAAGTGATGTGGATACAGTggtttgctgaatgaatgaataataataataataataataataataataataataataataataataataataataataataataataataataataataataataataataataataataatctacatTTACTGCTACATCATGTTATGCTGTAACTTTTTTATGAGTTTATAGCAAATGAGTAGTGTGACAAGATaaggaacaaaaaaattttttaggcaGGCCAGTGAGGATTACAACAAATTGGACAACTACACTTCCTTCAGCTTGGCtccttatttttctctctgatgTCCCGGCAGCGTGTTTCTGGAAGTATTGTGTGACCAACTAGAGCCTTTCAAGTCCACCTGGATGGAGACGTTCTCACTCTTCAACAgcgttttttgttgttgttgttgttgttgttgctgttgttgtttttgttgttgactcTGGAtccacagaaaaaatatttttttgtgtatattttgtggCTGAAAATAAACTTCAAAGTCAGAAATGGCATATATTTGACCATCTTCTTTGACattgaaatacagtaaatcatttatttgaatcattttcaaaaCCAGGATGATGAAAagtgaattttttaaatattttttatttgtatgacaAGTTCATCTACCAAACTGCATTTGTAAAAGCTAAGGGCATACAAGTAATCCATATgttaatgaatgttttctgtaaAAAATAACTGTTTGTAAAGGTTTTTGCAGCTGCTTCTCTCACTAACACATTCACATGTATTTCAGTGAAAGTGtattaatgacaaaaaatatcagaaaatattgatatttacactataaacaaaaacataaaaagtcaATTGCACACGTGGCCTTTTCAGTATGgtacacacacatttgacagtaaataaaaGCAGTCACTGCATACTACCAATTaaaagactttgcttcagcAATGTTTAACTGATCAAGGTTTTAAAGATGGAATAGTATCGGATTCATTATCAGAGTCGATCCCCTCTACAGAACACTTAAATGCATGGTTACACTTGGACAAAGCAGAAATTTAGTAACAGAGAATAAGAAGCACTATTTCCTCTTGTTGGCCACACTAAAGTAAGCCTTCTCAATTTCAATATCAGCTGGACACGTCTGTTTGAACTGTTCTCTGTCATAGGCATTTTGAAGGTATCTCCACACGCCCGTGAACTGGGGTGGGATGTCAAAGTCGCAGTACTTCTTGGCAGCAATCTGAAACAATTGGAAAAATAGATGAACACTGAACATCATGAGGACCAGGAAGACCACAGATGAAAGAAGCTCTCTTGCAAAGACCGTTCTCTatagaaacacaataaattgtTTCTGACACTAACTTTAATTTGTCCAGGTAAACATTTCCTCCAAGATGTACTGGACTAGATTTCTAAGATGGTCTTGAATCAAAACTCTCTTTCTACTTTTATAGAGTATTTGTGAGAAAATATACCAAAATCTGTGTTCAGACATCTAAGATTAACTCTGCAAGCAGGGAGTTACCCTACAATAATAGATCACCATCTCACCCTGATGACATGCAGTTTGGGCAGCAGGTTGCAGTCAGCTAAGGTGAGGCGGTCCCCATCCAGGAATCTCCTCTTGGAGACGGCGATGGTTTCTGCAGAGTTATGGTCGATCTCCTCTGGCAGTGGGGAGTTCAGGAAGTCATCCAAACGCTTGAATTCCCGGAGCAGATTTTTCTCTTGGACTAAAGAGTCAAAAGTAGAAATGGCTTGagtttgtgtctgtgagtgtcTGTCATGTAATCTAACAAGAAGTAAACTGTTtgataaaatgtatatattttataacatACACTGGGGGTATGTTCTCTCAAATATTGCATTtatgtaaaattttgaataaaatataaaaatctccTATACATCAATAAACACTACAATATTCAGTATATGATATAATCATAACAATAATTTAAGATAGATACCTTAAATCCTTagctttgaaaataaatatacagtcaTACACATTACAAATGGCCATTTACATGTTAACAGTCTAATTTACTGAAAACAGTCACATTTTAGAGCTTGATCAAACATTTTGTGAATAaagcctttatttatttattatacttACTACAGATGTCAAATACATTGACATCTGAGCACAACAGCCACAACTTACAGGCGTTATTAGGACTGTTTTTGATGAAAGCAGAGAACTTGGCAAATATATCAGCTCCAACGTCAAAGGACTCTTTGTTTACTGGGCTGAGATGAGGATACCTGCAGGGAAGGGAAAGATGAGCTGTACACAATACTGCAAAGTTGTCAAGATAAGTTTGTGCAGTTTTGTGTGGCAGTGGACAATGGGCAAGACAtgattttataaaatgaaaaatacatccaccaaaaattaaaaactcctTTGAATGACACCTTATGACAGAATTGGATCCAGAttgtatttacaaaataaaatagaaaccgCATGCATTGTTTCACATAACAATAGTAGCGGTGATGGAAGTATGGACTCTCTCAGTGCTTTCTAGTCAATATTCACGTCATAAAGTGCAACGACTACCTGGGTGGGGCCAGCATTTGTTCAAGGAATTCCTCAATTTTAATGAAGTCTGTTTTGAGGGTTCCATTGTAGAGGAGGAAAGGAGGGTTGGTCCCGGGGGCGAGGTCTTTGAGCTCAGCTGGCTTCctggagaggatgcagaaaaatGGGGAGGAAGAAGGACGGGAAGCAATGAGACATCTGATTTCATTCCGTTTCATACAAGTGCAGTCTTATCCAGCATACCAAAACTGAGAGCATGTCGTGTTCCAGAGGTGTGACGGAATCTTAAGTGGAACTATGGATTAATTCAACACTGGCTCTTAGTTTAACTCTAAGAACAAACAGCGCTAGGTGTGGTCACATGGTAGAAGgcttgttgtgtgttttctgaatcATTACATTATCAGAATCCTTTCAAACTTTCCTGAGCATATTTGCTCTCCTATAATAGCCCTGAGAAATTTGTACAACTCTGCCCAAAATAAAGGTGTTTGTTCGAAGGTGACACAGAACTCTTTGTACACTCTGGCTTTATGGGCCCCTCCCTCTAACCTCTGTGAGATGGCCTTAGCAACACACCTATTGATAATGAGAAACCGTGTGGGTTACTGAAAGAAATGACACACTTTCTCTCTTGTTTTGCTTCTTAATAGAGTACTGTGTGAAAGTCCCCATAAGCAGATGTTAAGGAAGTGTCTTTGgcggtggggggtgggtggggggactTACTTCCTCATGTCAACAGTGGTCACTGTAAACTTGACTCCTTTCAGCCACAAAACCATGAAGAGCCTTTGGCAGAAAGGACAGTTCCCCACATTCTCACCATCATGTCCAGCCTGAAAAACACAAGGAGTAGATAATTTATGAGACCCCACAAGCAACTCATGTTCCTTTTGAGAAACTTTTGGAGATGAGGCCGTTTTTTCTCCTTGCACAGATTAGAAAATTAGGCACTTATCAGATGCCAATATTTCTTAACATCTACTCGTTAATCCAGCTTTAAACCAATTTGCTCAGCTAACATATGCATTTAACTGTCTTCTTGCTTGCTGATCTTGTTTCTTTTCTGAtgagaagattaaaaaaaatcctatccAGGATGGATCTATAGTCATCAACTGATTAAATTACTTTGGCATAAAAAGTGGCCAAACAAACCTGGCTGTGCTTCTATTGCACAAAATCTGCCTGCCACTCCCGTTAGAGTTGGTTTGGTTAATCAGTATTAAAACTGAAGCATGAATCAAGAATTAATTGTTTTCTGAGGTTTAATGTGCTTGACTAATGGATTATTTCCTGGAATCTTGGCCATGTCATAACAGTTATAACAGTTTTGATCGtaaccttttttaattttttatttttttttacagaattcACAAACATCTCATCATCTCAATCACTGCACTTTAAAGGCATTTGATAATCACACTTTATCCATCAGTTAGAAGCAGTAGCGGACTCAGGTTGTTTGAGGGGCAGATGTTGAAAAAAGAACAAGGCTTTCCAGACGGTCATAATAAATTTTAAAGCAGATTCAGGGAGGCATTTACAGCATTGGATCACAACTGATCCACTTCAAGAGCACCAATCGATGCATAACCCTTTATGCCAAGCTAAGCTAAACTTCAGTAGTGACAGGTTAACAACATCCCCTTGTTCTCAGCCTTTATTCTAAGGTAAACTAATTTCACTAGAGGCAGGTACGCTATTTCCAcactttatgctaagctaaatcTCTGCTGGTTATATCATCATATTTTCTATACCAGCATGAGTGTCGATTTTGTCTAACCTTCAAAAATGTAGACAAGAATCTTCACAAAAGCACAGCATGTACAACAGGTTAATAATGAGTTTTAATGAGTTTTTGACTTTATACAACAGTTAACGGTGTGCTTGAGACTACTCAGTACACATCTATTTATAaacgtgtgtgtatataaagtGGGTGTGCCTGCTTTAGTCATGGGGCCATGCTCCTCGCTCCTTCTGGATACATGTTGATAAGgggttttttctgtctgcctgtGGCATTTACTGATAAACCTGTGCCAGGACCCTTAAGGGGGATATAAACACTTCATCATCTGTAGCAAGCAGCATCTTTAGAAGGCAGCCATCAAAATGAAAGCTGTCTTCTGATTGATGCTCTCTGCCCTTTAACAATATATTACTGATAAGTGAGCATGGAGCAATTCAGTgattcctttgttttttcttacctTTTCCTCTATACTTACTTGCCTGTTTGATGCAAAGAATAAAACAGGCAAATAAGTAAAAGTAGAATTTTTGCATACATAGCATATGTTTGTAAATTCAGATGTCATTGGCTTTAACCCACTTGATGCAGTCTTTCAAGCAACTGGAGAATTCTGAAGAAATGGCTCACCTTAATGAATAATTCGATGTTTGGCTCCTTGTCTGAGTTCTGTCGAAGTGCCATGTTCTCCGAGAACGGTTTAattgagttttcttttttattttctttttttattccaagcACTTCCTTTAGTCAAAGTTTCTCCCTCAGCCTTTTGTAACACCAGAAATCCAAAGAGCTGGAGAGAGAAAGCTGATAAGATTCAGCAAGTCCGGCTCTGGTTGTATCTTGGTGGTCGCAGAAGAAGTCAGGATGAATTGTAACCCCTCACAGCTGCTTGTGTTTTGTCTGGGAGTTCTTTGGAGGCTATCGCTCTGAACATACTTAACTAGTCAGGGTAGAGGGAGGAACCAGAGAGATGGGCGGTAGCACACACACTCTTATATACTCAGAGCAAAACTCTATGAGGAGAAAGCTTAAAATAGGTTTCTTTGCATATTGCACAAAGCAGGAACTGATAACAGCATGTGACTCAAAATTGAAACTATTAATTTGGGTTATTCATGATTCAACGCTGTTCTGTTCTGAAGGAATAATAGACCAGGAGCACATTTCACATAAAGGCTGCATTCACTATGTGTGGTTTTGGGCATTAAATAAAGCAGACACTAAATCTAATGTAAAGGCAGAGCTGTGTCTCAATGTTGTGTCTCAATGATTGAATAATGTGCAGTGTGTTTTTGGAAAAATATGGTTTCATTTTCAATTcataaaaattttcaaaaatctttaaaaaaaaacccccactgtGACCAGGtcaagattttattttgattaatatattaatattaataatatagtataataataagaatacagtaatgtaatatttatgaaataaagtTGACCCCAGGGGCCAGTTTCTCATAAGaatacagtaatgtaatatttatgaaataaagtTGACCCCAGGGGCCAGTTTCTCATGACCAGGACATCACCTCCATATCCTATCGACTCCTCAAACTAggcattaaataaaatccacctgtagataatttttaatttctctacAGAATTAGCCGGAGATGGATACATGAGACTGACCTGTGTGCTACAtagaaaaaaagtctttcacatttgctattatttcattatgtgtgtCAACATCCTCACAACATGTGAGACATTCTAGAAGCAGtaagaaaaatatttctgttggAGTTTGCAAACTTTGTGCATGATAGCAGTAGAGTACTTAAAATGCTAGCATGTATTTCACATGACTTAATCTCATATATTGCAGTCTCAAGGTCTGGAGACTCATGTCATTGCTCTGTATTGTAATATAGTATCACTTCCAGGAATAAGGGGAAGGGAAATTTTGTTGCAAAATCCTCACATGTTTCTGAAGAAATGCAGCAAGCTATGCAACCAGGATTAAGCAATCATTCGCAAGGAATTTAAAAAGATACGAGCAGCGTACACTGTTTAATGTGGCTCTGTAACCAGCAAAACAAAGACCACTGAAAATCATGGAAATTTGATAAATAACAGATGAACATCAGAGTGCGTCcaaaatgatgataaaaaatgtcttctttacTTTAAACCTATCTTTTCCCACTGTCTCAGCATTATCTCCCTTTGCACATGATGTACCATCTCTCAAGAAGAGAAGCCATTTTTGAGGAATGATCAGGATTTGTTGACATTTCTTGTTAAAAATGAATGGAATTTAACTTGAGTAAGCTATTTAAGTAGGGAGGTTCACTATTAGGTAACAAgcatgcccaaaacatgaattTCTTGTAAATGAAACATCGCATTTATGATACTCTCTTACGTAGATAACTTTGGAGGGAGTGTTTGTCGGAGTTGTGATAAATGACTTGAACAAATCTGATACCTTGTGATTCCCATCATTAATGACTGCTATTACTGATAATGCCCCGGTGAATCAATTTCAGTGTATTTTGTATTTGGTTGGTGTGACAACAGCCTTcgtacaaaaaagaaaagcaaaaccaACTTTTGGGATGTGCAGGGAAGATAGATTTCCTGAAATGAACTGGCAGAAGTGGACATTCATAACCTCCCAAAGACCTTTTACTTCCTCCTccatgcacaaaaaaaataggAAAGCCTGATCTCTTGGAGGGAGACACACGTATCTCCCTTTAGCAGCTGGAAACAACCTCTTGGAAAAAAGAGCCTTATCTCCATAAACAGGACCCTTTCTTTTGATTGACAACCTAGTCCAAGACAAAGAGTTGATTTTGccattacacacaaacacacgtgtaGAAACATTCGAGGCCAAGATGATgttctgtaaataaaacatgcatgttttttcaCCTCTGCAGGTCTGTACTggaataaatgtcttttttcacttttttttttttacattaa
The Antennarius striatus isolate MH-2024 chromosome 10, ASM4005453v1, whole genome shotgun sequence genome window above contains:
- the clic2 gene encoding chloride intracellular channel protein 2 encodes the protein MALRQNSDKEPNIELFIKAGHDGENVGNCPFCQRLFMVLWLKGVKFTVTTVDMRKKPAELKDLAPGTNPPFLLYNGTLKTDFIKIEEFLEQMLAPPRYPHLSPVNKESFDVGADIFAKFSAFIKNSPNNAFQEKNLLREFKRLDDFLNSPLPEEIDHNSAETIAVSKRRFLDGDRLTLADCNLLPKLHVIRIAAKKYCDFDIPPQFTGVWRYLQNAYDREQFKQTCPADIEIEKAYFSVANKRK